One window of the Eucalyptus grandis isolate ANBG69807.140 chromosome 8, ASM1654582v1, whole genome shotgun sequence genome contains the following:
- the LOC120287233 gene encoding pentatricopeptide repeat-containing protein At4g11690-like has product MVKNGLVPYPSAFNTLLSSLVRSGSFDEAWRLLSDSRAKVGILDERSLGIMVKGCCKAGRSDRGFKICAQLKEMNWSPVAYVYTALIDGCCKHGHVERAGELFSEMSELGLVAKRNTYRVVIDGYLRKGMKGDGLELYRKMKLSGVVPSVHTCNLMINVLCKGGYVNRAFELFDEMRERGIAYSVVTFNTLIRGLHCDSRVWEAERLVDLMKGAWDKAFSLFDQLKLKGHSPSLVTYNTLIAGSARAKNMPTMTDLVKEMEQRDIGSRPKPQAREHPSMGQAHSWAQPTARVGQVVGTRRLQRRWTGGLACSKDGGAKRKENGKEEERKKKKQQGLARGGVHTKGDKGKEGGKGQEGQGMHQ; this is encoded by the exons ATGGTGAAAAATGGCCTCGTTCCCTATCCGAGCGCCTTCAACACTCTGCTGAGTTCTCTCGTTCGGTCAGGCTCGTTCGACGAGGCGTGGCGTCTGCTCAGTGATTCCAGGGCCAAAGTCGGTATACTCGACGAGCGGAGCCTCGGGATCATGGTGAAGGGCTGCTGCAAAGCCGGTCGCTCGGACCGGGGTTTCAAGATTTGCGCTCAGTTGAAGGAGATGAACTGGTCTCCAGTGGCTTACGTGTACACGGCCTTGATCGACGGCTGTTGCAAACACGGCCACGTCGAAAGGGCGGGAGAATTGTTCTCCGAGATGAGCGAGTTGGGTTTAGTCGCCAAACGCAACACCTACAGAGTTGTGATTGATGGGTATTTGAGGAAAGGCATGAAGGGAGATGGTCTCGAGTTGTACCGAAAGATGAAGCTCAGCGGGGTTGTTCCGAGCGTACATACTTGCAATCTCATGATCAATGTGCTTTGCAAGGGAGGTTATGTGAACAGAGCCTTCGAACTGTTCGATGAAATGCGCGAGCGAGGGATTGCGTATAGTGTTGTTACATTCAACACTCTCATTCGGGGGCTGCATTGTGACTCAAGGGTTTGGGAAGCCGAGAGGTTGGTGGACTTGATGAAAGGAGCG TGGGATAAAGCTTTCAGCTTATTTGATCAACTGAAGTTAAAAGGTCACTCCCCATCCTTGGTGACATACAACACTTTAATTGCAGGATCTGCTAGAGCCAAGAACATGCCTACAATGACAGATTTGGTGAAGGAGATGGAGCAAAGAGATATCGggtcacgccccaaacctcaagcgcgcgaacatccctcgatg GGACAGGCTCACAGCTGGGCTCAACCAACAGCTAGAGTTGGTCAGGTTGTTGGCACAAGAAGGCTGCAACGACGGTGGACTGGTGGCTTGGCGTGCAGCAAGGATGGAGGGGCTAAGCggaaggaaaatggaaaagaagaagaaaggaagaagaagaagcagcaagGTCTTGCTAGAGGGGGTGTGCACACTAAGGGGGATAAGGGGAAAGAGGGGGGCAAGGGTCAAGAGGGTCAAGGCATGCACCAATGA
- the LOC120286844 gene encoding LOW QUALITY PROTEIN: uncharacterized protein LOC120286844 (The sequence of the model RefSeq protein was modified relative to this genomic sequence to represent the inferred CDS: inserted 1 base in 1 codon), giving the protein MKVGVIGGGVSGLVAAYEAARGGAKVVVYEKEDYLGGHAKTVSFNGVDLDLGFMVFNPVTYPNMMELFESLGVEMEISDMSFSVSLDEGRGYEWGSRNGLLSLFAQKTNVLNPYFWQMLREIIKFKEDVLSYLEGLESNPDIDRSETLGQFIKSQGYSELFQKAYLIPICSSIWSCPSEGVLSFSAFSVLSFCRNHHLLQVFGCHQWLTVQRRSHSYVDKVRDVLESKGCEIRPSCEVRSISTSDGGCVVLTGDGSEEVYDKCIVAVHAPDALRMLGDQATYDETRVLGAFKYAYSEIYLHHDKTFMPKNSAAWSAWNFLGRAENKVCLTYWLNVLQNLDQKDFPFLVTLNPSHEPEHTLLKWCSGSPIPSVAASKALLQLHEIQGKRGIWFCGAYQGYGFHEDGLKGGMAAAHGVIGQSHFLLDNPRHMVPSLKEIGARFFVTGFLRRYIFTGLVTLLEEGGTMFTFEGTXKRCPLTVTLRIHSPEFYWKVMTQADLGLADAYINGDFSCVDKNKGLLNLFQILIANRDSDITMSKLSKRRGWWTPMLLTAGIASAKYFFKHVLRQNTLTQARRNISQHYDLSNELFSLFLDETMTYSCAVFEMAGEDLKAAQMRKISLLIKKARIEKTHEVLEIGCGWGSLAIEVVRQTGCKYTGITLSKEQLKYAKSRVREAGLQDSIKFILCDYRQLPSAYKYDRIISCEMIEAVGHEYMEEFFSCCESVLAKDGLLVLQFTSIPDERYEEYRRSSDFIKEYIFPGCCVPSLSRITSAMASASRLSVEHVDNIGIHFYQTLRCWRKNFMEKQRKILALGFNEKFIRTWEYYFDYCAAGFKSHTLGNYQIVFSRPGNEAAFTDLYASSPTSN; this is encoded by the exons ATGAAAGTGGGAGTGATTGGGGGTGGCGTGAGCGGGCTCGTGGCAGCCTACGAAGCAGCGAGGGGAGGAGCGAAGGTGGTAGTGTATGAGAAGGAGGATTACTTGGGCGGCCATGCCAAGACCGTCTCATTCAACGGTGTCGACCTGGACCTCGGCTTCATGGTCTTCAATCCT GTTACATACCCTAATATGATGGAGTTGTTTGAGAGTCTTGGAGTGGAAATGGAGATATCGGATATGTCATTCTCAGTCAGCTTAGACGAAGGTCGAGGCTATGAATGGGGAAGTAGAAATGGTCTTTTGAGTTTGTTTGCCCAAAAGACAAATGTGTTGAATCCTTACTTCTGGCAAATGCTTAGAgaaatcatcaaatttaaggAGGATGTCCTTAG TTACCTAGAAGGACTTGAGAGCAATCCGGACATCGATCGCAGTGAAACTTTGGGACAGTTTATCAAGTCACAGGGTTACtctgaattatttcaaaaggcTTACCTT ATCCCAATTTGTAGTTCAATCTGGTCTTGCCCTTCGGAAGGAGTCCTGAGCTTTTCAGCCTTCTCAGTTCTGTCCTTTTGCCGCAATCATCATCTGCTTCAG GTTTTTGGCTGCCATCAGTGGCTTACCGTCCAAAGACGCTCACATTCTTATGTTGATAAG GTCAGAGATGTGCTCGAGAGTAAAGGGTGTGAAATAAGACCAAGTTGTGAAGTGCGATCCATCTCCACTAGTGATGGGG GATGCGTTGTCTTAACTGGAGATGGTTCTGAAGAAGTATATGACAAGTGTATCGTAGCCGTCCATGCACCGGATGCTCTGAGAATGTTGGGGGACCAAGCAACTTATGATGAGACAAGAGTACTTGGTGCATTCAAATATGCCTACAG TGAGATTTATCTTCatcatgacaaaactttcatgccCAAAAACTCAGCAGCGTGGAGTGCGTGGAATTTTCTGGGAAGAGCTGAAAATAAAGTATGCTTGACATACTGGCTCAATGTGCTTCAG AACCTGGATCAGAAGGATTTTCCGTTTCTTGTGACTCTCAATCCTTCACATGAACCGGAACACACATTGCTTAAGTGGTGCTCTGGCAGTCCAATTCCATCTGTTGCTGCATCGAAAGCTTTGCTTCAGCTACATGAGAtccaaggaaaaagaggaatttGGTTCTGTGGAGCATACCAGG GATATGGATTCCACGAGGATGGATTGAAG GGAGGCATGGCTGCTGCACATGGAGTGATAGGAcaaagtcattttcttcttgataACCCTCGACATATGGTTCCTTCACTCAAGGAAATTGGGGCACGCTTTTTTGTTACTGGATTTCTCAGACGTTATATTTTTACAGGCTTGGTAAC TTTATTAGAGGAAGGAGGCACGATGTTTACCTTTGAGGGAA ACAAAAGATGTCCTCTAACAGTTACTTTGAGGATCCATAGTCCAGAGTTTTACTGGAAG GTCATGACTCAAGCCGATCTAGGCCTGGCAGATGCATACATAAATGGTGATTTTTCTTGTGTAGACAAAAATAAAGGTCTTCTAAATCTTTTTCAG ATTCTCATAGCGAACAGAGATTCCGATATTACCATGTCGAAATTGAGTAAGAGAAG GGGTTGGTGGACACCGATGTTATTAACAGCTGGTATTGCTTCGGCTAAGTACTTCTTCAAGCATGTTTTGAGGCAAAACACTTTAACTCAAGCTCGCAGGAACATCTCCCAACATTATGATCTG AGTAATGAACTTTTTTCACTGTTCTTGGATGAGACTATGACATACTCCTGCGCGGTATTCGAG ATGGCTGGTGAAGACCTAAAGGCAGCACAGATGAgaaaaatctctcttttgattAAAAAG GCGAGAATTGAAAAGACACATGAAGTTCTTGAAATCGGCTGCGGTTGGGGAAGCTTGGCCATTGAAGTTGTTAGGCAAACCGGATGCAAATACACTGGCATCACTTTGTCGAAAGAGCAATTGAAGTATGCCAAATCAAGAGTGAGAGAAGCAGGGCTTCAG GACAGCATCAAATTCATTCTTTGTGATTATCGCCAATTGCCAAGTGCCTACAAATATGACAGGATCATTTCCTG CGAGATGATAGAAGCAGTCGGCCACGAATACATGGAGGAGTTCTTCAGCTGTTGCGAATCGGTGCTTGCCAAAGACGGACTTCTTGTTCTACAG TTCACTTCCATACCCGATGAGCGGTACGAGGAATACAGGCGAAGTTCAGACTTCATAAAAGAATATATCTTTCCCGGGTGCTGTGTGCCTTCCTTAAGCAGGATAACATCAGCTATGGCCTCTGCGTCTCGACTCAG TGTGGAGCATGTGGACAACATAGGAATccatttttaccaaacacttcGATGTTGGAGGAAGAACTTCATGGAGAAACAAAG GAAAATATTAGCTCTGGGATTCAATGAAAAGTTCATAAGGACATGGGAGTACTACTTTGACTATTGTGCAGCTGGTTTTAAGTCTCACACGCTCGGAAATTATCAG ATTGTGTTTTCACGTCCAGGCAATGAAGCTGCTTTCACCGATCTGTATGCGAGTTCCCCGACGTCAAATTGA